Part of the Oncorhynchus masou masou isolate Uvic2021 chromosome 24, UVic_Omas_1.1, whole genome shotgun sequence genome is shown below.
TCCTCAGCTGGCGGCCCTCTTGCCAAATTTGGCCTGCAAgaggttttatttggccccccaagttttcctagcaattttttcttcttctatttTTTTGAAAGATAGCTAACGGGAATTATATAATTGACTCAACTAACGTTATCAAAAACAAACTTAGGTTTAACTTTCATAATGAATCAGAAAATCAATAGCTAGCTAGTTCTTTCTGGTTGTTCAgcaaagttagctggctagctaactaatTAATATGGCTTTATAGTATACCCCTCAGGTCTGTAAACCTATTGCCAGGTCTGGCTTCCTGACGTAGCTGATAGCAATAGCTAGCTTGTTAATTAGCTTGGCCTCATTGAAATGTTCATAGCTAACTTGCCTTGTATCGCCACAACATTTTATTTCATGAGGATAGGATTTACAATTGCTAAGATCTTATTTTCAAGTTACCAGAAAAGGTCAACAGTTGCAGACAGCTAAATGTTAATCCCTAGTCAAGAATGGCACTAAATTACCTTTCTAGATTCTTAAATTCAACAATTTTTGTGCAATATTTCAAGGTAGGGTGGTCATATTATTGTTATGCAAAACGTATTTTGTAACAATTTGAAACAATTCATGAAATTATAATACAGGTTTTCTgcattatgtaaatgagatatttaatACGCACACCACACATctccaaacactcacacacagcacgcctaccaaaacacacacacaaacacacgcagcttatcacagacacacacttctcagcatccccacacactcacacagcacccccaccaacacacaccacatcacacatagactaacaagacacacacacacacagcttaacaCAGActaacaagacacacacacacacagcttaacaCAGActaacaagacacacacacacagcttaacaCAGactaacaaaacacacacacagtttaacaCAGActaacaagacacacacacagagtttaaCACAGactaacaaaacacacacacagcttaacaCAGActaacaagacacacacacacacagcttaacaCAGActaacaagacacacacacacagcttaacaCAGActaacaagacacacacacagcttaacaCAGACTAACTAGACACACACAGCTTAACACAGActaacaagacacacacacagcttaacaCAGActaacaagacacacacacacagtttgacaCAGActaacaagacacacacacacagcttaacaCAGActaacaagacacacacacagcttaacaCAGActaacaagacacacacacacatcttaacatagactaacaaaacacacacacaccttaacacagactaacaagacacacacacagcttaacaCAGActaacaagacacacacacacagcttaacaCAGActaacaagacacacacacagcttaacaCAGACGCACACTAAAGCTAAATTCAAACGGCATCTACGGCATCATAGTGCATCAAGTCTATTTTTCTCGCATCTACACGGTTCAATGCTTGTAACATAAGCAAATACATTGTGTGGGTCGTTTGTAGAAAAGTTATTATGATCTTCCCTATGCTAAGTAAACTAACAATGTATTTTAAAATATATTGGTCTGTAAACTAAGGTTTATCAGTCAAATAGGCTATCAGCCCAGGTACAGTGGTTCCCGTGGGACATCGAAAGTCAAAAGGAACTCACAACAAGAACTCTCAGGGGATACGTACAGTAGCAAAAAATACAACTGTTCATGAAGGATTTTCATGACAATGACGTTGGCATACGCTACACAGTGTATGTGAATTGACGCTCGCTACTCTCGCACACAACTATCATGCCATTGACGGGTGTCTCCATGTGATTTCATCTTAAGTCTGAAATGTAATATAGAAAGCTACTAGTCTAataacatacactgaacaaaaatataaatgtaagtcaattgaaataaattcattaggccctaatctatggatttcacatgactgggaacacagatatgcatctgttgatcacagatacCTTTCAAAAAAAGTGGgcgcatggatcagaaaaccagtcagtgtctggtgtgaccaccatatGCTTTATGCaacgtgacacatctccttcacatagagttgatcaggctgttgtcccattcctcttcaatggctgtgatgacTTGTTGGATGTTGGCAGAACCtgaaacacgctgtcgtacacgttgatccagaccatcccaaacatgctcaatgggtggcatgtctggtgagtatgtaggccatggaagaactgtgacattttcagcttccaggaattgtgtacagatgcttgcgacatggggccgtgcgttATCATGTTGAAACGTGaagtgatggcggtggatgaatgaaatgacaatgtgcctcaggatcttgtcatcgtctctgtacattcaaattgccatcaataaaattgaattgtgttcgttgtccgtatcCTATGCCTGCCAATACCAAAGTCCTACCCCCACCATGggtcactctgttcacaacgttgacatcagcaaagcactcacccacatgacgccatacatgctgtctgccatctgcctggtacagttgaaactgagattcatctgtgaagagcacacttctgcagtgtgccagtggccatcgaagttgAGCATTTGTCCATTGAAGTTGGCTGTGACGGCGAACTGAAGTTAggtcatgacactggtgaggacgatgagcacgcagatgagcttccccgaGATAGTGCAAGCATATTTTGGTCACAAAAATGAAAAACAATATACCACATTACTTCTTACTAGTAACACATTTGTTTTCTAAACATTACAAAGCATTATAATCCGTTTCTCTGTGTTTTGTTCATGAAACAAACATCTGACCAACACtacttgttgcgtttatatttttgttcagaatagCTTACCTCCAGATAGGCCTACATGTGAGTTTGGTTACATTgttatgttattttttatttttggtgTTGATGAGTTAATCACCTAGTGATAAACTACTGCAAATAATTAGCCTAGGCACAGAAGATGCAGTGAGCTGCCTCTTAGCCAGCTGCACAAAAAGATAGATGGGAAACATTTTCAATTCACTGGTATtgtcaaatgactgcctcgcctggttcaccaactacttctcagatagagttcagtgtgtcaaatcggagggcctgttgtccgaacctctggcagtctctatgggggtgccacatggttcaattctcgtgctgactcttttctctgtatatatcaatgatgtcgctcttgctgctggtgattgtcTAATCAACCAgaggacaccattctgtatacatctggcccttctttgaacactgtgctaacaaacctcaaaatgagcttcaacgccatacaacactccttcctccaactgcttttaaatgctagtaaaactaagtgcatgctcttcaaccaattgctgcccgcaccctcccgcctcactactctggacggttctgacctagaatatgtggacaactacaaatacctaggtgtctggttatactgtgaactctccttccagactcacattaagtatctccaatccaaaattaaatctagaatcatattcctttttcgcaacaaagcctccttcactcatgccgccaaacataccctcgtaaaactgaccatactTTTGGAGAGACTGGAAaccccaaattggtctacacggacaagttctggcctggtttagatcttatctgtcagaaatatatcagtttgtctctgacaaatcaactgtaaatttcggtgttcctcaaggtttacctcttggggatgtcattcgaaaacataatgttaactttcactgctctgcggatgacacacagctgtaaatttcaatgaaacatggtggagCCCCAAAATTGCTCCCGGTAGAagtctgtgtttcagacataaggaagtggatggctgcaaaatttctacttttaaattcggacaaaacagagatgcttgttctaggtcccaagaaacaaagagatattctgttgaatctgacaattaatcttaatggttgtacagtcgtctcaaataaaaatgtgaaggaccttggtgttactctggaccctgatctctcttttgacgaacatgtcaagactgtttcaaggacagcttttatccatctacgtaacattgcaaaaatcagatactttctgtccaaaaatgatgccgaaaaatttatccatgcttttgttacttctaggttagactactgcaatgctctactttctggctacccggataaagcagtaaataaacttcagttagtgctaaatacggctgctagaatcctgactagaaccaaaaaataagatcatattactccagtgctagcctccctacactggcttcctgttaaggcaagggctgatttcaaggttttactgctaacctacaaagcattacatgggcttgctcctacctatctctctgatttggtcctgccgtacatacctacacgtacgctacggtcacaagacgcaggcctcctaattgtccctagaatttctaagcaaacagctggaggcagggctttctcataTAGAactacatttttatggaatggtctagctacccatgtgagagacgcaaactcggtctcaacttttaagtctttactgaagactcatctctgcagtgggtcatatgattgagtgtagtttgGCCCAGGGgtatgaaggtgaacggaaaggctctggagcaacgaaccgcccttgcagtctatgcctggccggttcccctttttccactgggattctctgcctctaaccctattacaggggctgagtcactggctgagtcactggcgtcacttgagtgggttgagtcactgatgtgatcttcctgtctgggttggcgccccccttgggttgtgccgtggtggagatctttgtgggctatactcggccttgtctcaggatggtaagttggtggttgaagatatccctctagtggtgtgggggctgtgctttggcaaagtgggtggggttatatccttcctgtttatcCTTGTCCGGGGGTaccatcggatggggccacagtgtctcctgacccctcctgtctcagcctccagtgtttatgctgcagtagtttatgtgtcggggggctagggtcagtttgttatatctggagtacttctcctgtcttatccggtgtcctgtgtgaatttatgtatgctctctctaattctctctttctttctctctctcggaggacctgagccctaggaccatgcctcaggactacctggcatgaggactccttgctgtccccagtcacctggccgtgctgctgctccagtttcaactgttctgcctgcggctatggaatcctgacctgttcaccggacatgctacctgtcccagacatgctattttcaactctccagagacaacaggagtggtagagatactcttaatgatcggctatgaaaagccaactgacatttactcctgaggtgctgacttgctgcaccctcgacaactactgtgattattattatttgaccatgctggtcatttatgaacatttgaacatcttggccatgttctgttataatctccacccggcacagccaggagaggactggccacccctcatagccaggttcctctcttggtttcttccttggttttggcctttctaggaagttttcactagccaccgtgcttctacacctgcattgcttgccatttggggttttaggctgggtttctgtacagcactttgagatatcagctgatgtacgaagggctatataaataaatttgatttgatttgatttgactatccTATCGATCCTTAACTTCGGCAATTTAATTTACAAAaaagcccccaacactctactcagaaaactggatgtagtctatcatagTGCAGTCTGTTTTATCACCAAAtcaccaaatccccatatactacccaccactgcgagctgtatgctctcgtttgctggccctcactacatatccatcaccaaacccactggctccaggtcatctgtaagtctttgctaggtaaagccccgccatatctcagctcactggtcaccatagcaacacccaccagtagcatgcactccagcaggtatatttctctggtcatcctcaaagccaacacttcctttggctgcctttacTTCCAGTTCTCTGGTGCCATTGACTGTAACCAATTGCAAAAAtatctgaagctggagtcttatatcttcCTCTCTAACTTTAAATAAAGGTCCCCAAAGAATTGCTATGTTTCTATCGATTGTAAGGATGTAGCTACTGAATTCTTGTCATTTTGCTTGAAAGACAATTCTGAATCAATCAGTAGGGTTTTTTCTTCAGATGTTCTTTTTTTACATCATCATCTCACCCTGGGATTTATGGTCTTACCGGTTTAGTACCCAAATGGGGGCAATAAAATGCTAAATTAATAGCGAATTTCCATGGAAGCTGCTAATTAAATATGCTAACAAGCGCAAACAAAAATAAATGAATCGCAAAGACAGTCAATCCAGGTCATAAAGTTATACATACACcatcattcaaaagtttggggtcacttagaaatgtccttgtttttgaaagaaaaaaaacaacattaaattgatcagaaatacagtgtagacattgttaatattgtaaatgactattgtagctggaaacggctgatttcttgtggaatatctacataggtgtatagaggcccattatcagcaaccatcactcctgtgttccaatggcatgttgtgttagctaatccaagtttataattttaaaaggctaattgatcattagaaaaccctttttcaattatgttagcacagctgaagactgttgtgctgattaaagaagcaataaaactggccttctttagacgagttgagtatctggagcatcagcatttgtggattcgattgcaggctcaaaatggccagaaacaaatacctttcttctgaaactcgtcagtctattcttgttctgagagatgaaggctattccatgcgagaaattgccaagaaactgaagaatgtaatttttggtgagtttggacatttacaagcgAAATTGAACAAGAGACATTGTGCAAATTAAGAACGTTTTGACACATGCAGTACTGGCTCTCTAACAACATGTCTacaggctgtgtctgtgtgtagtctggAGTTGCTAGGGCAACGGGCCTGACTGcttggagaagaggggggaggagaagaccatggagaaCTGAGAGGAGAAAAACGCAAGGTAGTCAAGATAGCAGTGGCAGCTGTACAAATAACTAATCCAAAgggctttgacttctcaaacatGGCAGAAAGCTAACACAATATGATGCCCTGTCACCGTATTAATTTAGCCACTTAAAACGCTTAAGTAATATCTTGCTGCGTGTTGTAAACACAGATCTAAAATTCTTGTTATTGTAATTTTCCTCGGCATCAGACTAATTTTGCACTTCTAAACATGATAATTCATGAACAGGCatcctatcagcagacagcgctttGTATGATGTgtagacggcctacagggaggaggtgagggccctcggagtgtggtgtcaggaaaataacctcacattcaacgtcaacaaaacaaaacaaaggagatgattgtggaaacagcagagggagcaccccctatccacatcgatgggacagtagtggagagggtagtaagtttcaatttccttggcgtacacatcatggagaaactgaattggtccacccacacagacagtgttgtgaagaaggcgcagcagcgcctcttcaacctcaggaggctgaagaaattcgtcttgtcaccaaaagcactcacaaacttctacagatgcacagtcacggcctggtacggcaactgcttcgcccacaaccgtaaggctctccaaagGATAGTGacgtctgcacaacgtatcaccgggggcaaactacctgccctccaggacacctacaccacccgatgtcacaggaaggccataaagatcatcaaggacaacaaccacccgagccactgcctgttcaccccgctatcatccagaaggcgaggtcagtacaggtgcatcaaagcagggaccgagagactgaaaaacagcttctatctcaaggccatcagactgttaaacagccaccactaacattgagtggctgctgccaacatactgactcaactccagccactttaataatggaaattgatgtaaaaatgtatcactagcctctttaaacaatgccacttaatataatgtttacataccctacattactcatctcatatgtatatactgtcgtctatatcatctaccgcatcttgccatctttatgtaatacatgtataacTAGCaactttatgtttatataccctacattactcatctcatatgtatatactgtactctataccatctactgtatcttgcctatgccgttctgtaccatcactcattcatatatctttatgtacatattctttatccctttacacgtgtgtgtataaggtagtagttgtggaattgttaggttagattactcgttggttattactgcattgtcggaactagaagcataagcatttcgctacactcacattaacatatatatatatttatgcaagattaactttaagcaaaacattaggaaatgtaaCTGGCTAAATACTTTCTATGATAGGGCTAAACATTAGGAAATATAACTGGCTAAATACTTTCTATGATAGGGCTAAACATTAGGAAATATAACTGGCTAAATACTTTCTATGATAGGGCTAAACATTAGGAAATGTAACTGGCTAAATACTTTCTATGATAGGGCTAAACATTAGGAAATGTAACTGGCTAAATACTTTCTATGATAGGGCTAAACATTAGGAAATGTAACTGGCTAAATACTTTCTATGATAGGGCTAAACATTAGGAAATGTAACTGGCTAAATACTTTCTATGATAGGGCTAAACATTAGGAAATATAACTGGCTAAATACTTTCTATGACAGGGCTAAACATTAGGAAATGTAACTGGCTAAATACTTTCTATGATAGGGCTAAACATTAGGAAATGTAACTGGCTAAATACTTTCTATGATAGGGCTAAACATTAGAAATATGATGGCCATGCATCGTTTCTGCATTGTAAGTCAcatttacttgtgtggctgccAGCCAAAATACTATTACACTTCTGTTGTCATTTGATAAAAATTAAGCTATTTTATTTCAAATAtgttgcactaatgtattttctgtgaaggaaaactataGTTGCATGTCCCTGATCACACAAAAAACGTAATTTTCAATATAAAACACAACCCCTGTCAATACACACCTGGGCTCACCTGCTCCTGCTTTCTCCTGTTGTGCTATTTTCAAACAAACACGTGagtggctcaactgttctggggaactaagTCATCTTCACAATGTGAAATAATGTAACAGGTGAAATTGAGAATGTGATCAGCATTATCACCTAACGTATTGCACAAATTGACGGCAGGCATTCACTTAAAACGATAGACGCTAGGACGTAAGATGGACATAGATTTTGAGACATGACATGATATTTTAGTATGCGCTTTCATATTAATTTgaatttcatgttattttttgAAGATTTCTCACAAAAACAACCACCTCTGTAAAATGTCAAAGCCTTTTATATTTAATTCAGCTCGTGTCATGCTAATTTTGCAACCCACGAAAACAACTTTTAAGACGGCGGCCATAAAATGTAAAATCCTCGAGTTGTTACGAGAAACCTGCACCGCTATGTCAACAAAGCTCAGTAATTATTATTGGATGTACTGTATTAGGTTATGAAAcaggcttgggcggtataccgtataCCAGGGTATTAGGAAATAGCCaagggatggtttttcaataccatacattttttaaatacattttaatttttGTTGCAATTTTTTTGTGTTCTGCAGATTCCAGAAGAAAGATTATGAGTTCAATGGGAGAGTGAGCCTGTCAGGTAGCCAGTTGATTATTATTGGAGTCAGTTGTGTTAGCTGGGGGAAAAGTGTGACAACAATcaggcccctgaggactggagttgcccatctcTGATCTACCCATTTAACATATGCGTTTTTGATTGGACACCCTTTACACCCTTGGACACCCTTTCCTTGTTTTCCTTATTATGCCGTAGTTAATATCACACTTCAAAAGGCGGGTCAGTGTGTGGCTCTCAGGGTTTGTTGATCACCTGAGGCATGAGAATATAGTACATGGGGATGTGTGAAGCtcactcctcagcctgaagtgtctcCACTTGTGCAGCTGAATAGCTAGCTTTTCACTTTGTGCGACTGCTATGACGCTTCAGGAGGGCGGTCACATGTTCTAGCAGGTCAGAGGTCCTGGGTGTGAGCCAAATTAGGAGGAAGTAGTACTTGCTAAGCAAGCATTGTGATGTCGCTAACAGATGGTGCCGTGACTCAGATCTACAGTTGCACTCAGTCGCTCTGGGGTCGCTGTGGAGTAAGTTTGAGGGGTGAATGTAGCACATGGGGATGTGAAACTCACTCCTCAGCCTGTAGTGTCTCCACTTGCGCCGCCGAATAGCTAGCTTTTCACGTGGATCGACTGGTAATACCCCAGTAGGGTGGTCTCGTGTGCTAGCAAGGCAGAGTTCCTGTGTTCAGAGTTTGGTTTGAGCCGAATTCGGTGTGAGCTGAATCCGGTGGAAGCGATACTCGCTAAGCAAGGAGTGTGATGTCCATTACACACGCACAATGTAAGCTAAATACATGCACGCGATGCATGTGTATTAGCCAAGCTCATTCAGGTGTTTACATGGTTTTGCATCTGTTGGGTGATATAAATCATAATGGCAGTAAAAGTATGTTTGATAAAACTCTCCTGTTTCTTTGGTTTAAATTTCCAACGGCATAAGGACCAAAGAGGTGGACAACTGGCAGAGTAAGTTTAAAGGACAGTTTCTGGCTATACAAAGCAAATTACAAAAAATGTCTAAGGTtgtttgaaaataaaagagagccgcactctctaggagctcagatgcaaaaaatgtaattaccaacgtttcgacaaccaagctgtcttcatcagggtattgCTAAGGTTGTAACATAGGCTAAATAACAGCTATACGCACTGAAATAATTTTCCTTCCTTGTCCAGACATCTGCCTGAAGATGACAGACAGATACAACATTCACAGCCAGTTGGAGCATCTTCAATCTAAATACATTGGAACAGGCTTTGCTGACACCAGGAAGTGGGAGTGGTTGGTGAACCAACATCAGGACTCATACTTTTCATATATGGGTCACTTTGACCTGTTGAATTACTTCTCTGTTGCTGAGAACAAGAGCAAAGCCCGAGTGCGCTTCAATCTCATCCTGTGTCCCACCTTCGGACAAACCTGACAATTCCTAGGCTAAGGACTTAAACTGAGAATATATAGAACTTTGTGTTTTTACTGTTCGGCTGTCCAAATTTATCCATTGTTGATAAGAAgcttgtgtcacgttctgacctttatttcctttgttttgtcattatttagtatggtcagggcgtgagttggggtgggcagtctatgtttgtttttctatgatttgggtatttctatgttccggcctagtatgattctcaatcagaggcaggtgtcattagttgtctctgattgagaatcatacttaggaaacctgggtttcactgtgtgtttgtgggtgattgttcctgtctctgtgtttgcaccagatagggctgtttttgtttttttgtcacagttcttgttttgttagtttattcatgtatagtgtctatattaaagaaccatgaataaccaccatgctgcgttttggtccgcctctccttcacctcaagaaaaccgttacagcttGAGGCTCGAGATGCATGACACAAAATGTTTATGAACAATGTATAAGTTTCCCATCAGTGTGATGCTTGCATAGAAAATTAACATTGGGGATACAGTGGTTGTGGTTAGGTGTCCTTATTTGTACCCCCAAAATTGTAATTTTCCCTTACCACCATCATCTTGTGGTTACAACTGACAGTGTGGTTTGAGAATGATAATTGTAAAATGTTCTGTACATTGCACCCCTATAAGAGCTCATTATCAATGGCTTCAACAGTTATCTAAACAGTTACTGTTTCTGAATACAGTTTCTGTCAATCTGAGAGTGTGTTCCTTTAACTGATATTGATCAAATTAGGCCTAATGCCCAGAAAACTGTCTAGAGAGCGATATGACCACAGACCTGGGTGGAATATGTCGATACTTGAGGTTCACATGATTTATCTTGCCTGGCAtgagtttgcacttttgggattaTTTGATTGTGTTTATTTGCAGCAGGTATCCTAACTGTTAAAAGTATTGGGCTTATTACCCCAAAAAATCTGGTTCGAATCCCTTAGCCGGctaagtgaaaaatctgtctacgtgcccttgagcaaaggtCCTtgttagtcgctctggataacagcgtctgctaaatgacacatTTAAATGAATAATTTCCATTATTTCCATTGCAGACATCTTATAGTGCATGGTTCAATACATGATATAATTACCTTTACAGACATAAACAGACACGCTACTGAGCTACTATGAGCATTCAGTCATAAACCAGGTTTGGACATTCTTTTAAAAATAATTCCTTGTTATTGCTTTGAGTTGTTGTGGTTTTGTTCCACTGCACTGTGCTGGTATACAGAAAGGTGTTTGAAACAATCAATGTTAGAGTCTCTGGCATGTGCATTGAACTGATGAACATCTCTAATAAAATAATTGGCTAGGTAGTTACCTGTGGGCTTAGTCAGTAATTATGTTGAATTTGTACAACCCTTTCCTCCAACTATAGCCAGCATAGTTGATTAAAATGCACAGAGTCATTGTTTCTATTGTGTCTGAGAAGCTTAATCAAGCAAAAATACTTAAAATGTCTGAAATACATATTTGACCCAGGTCAGCATGACTGGTTTCAGAAAAGGTTATGATTTAATTGCACAAAGGTGCAGCATACTAGGTGCTTTTCAACATATCCAGTATTCCCCTGTCAACCAGTGAGATTATTATTGTGGGAGCGATAATAATCTGCATTATTATTATTCTGGGGTGAATGCTTCATTCGCTGAAGATGTGGGACTGAAAATTCTCTCTTTTTACTCACAGTTTGAAGGGAACATGTGGAGGGCCAGAGTCATGCAGTTCTATTTACATACAGGAAGTCAGTGGTTTAGCTTCAGTATTCCTGTTAGTTTCTTCATGTAGAAAGTTATTGCCCTGTCTATTCTTGGCCATTTCATCTATTGTCTATTAAACTGTAATGGTTATGTTGGTTCTGGTTGAAAATGTTCATCTCATTATCTTGTCCACCCACACACTACATCTGACCATTCAAACGCCCACACAGAACCATTACTTTGCCATGTGTTGCCCTACTGTTGCCCTACTGAAAAAATGGCTGGTTGGTTTCATTAGCATTTCTTTGCCAAGGAAATGGAGGAACATGGCAACGGGTACCTTGTTATTCAAGCTAACCTTGTCAGAGGAAAGTATGATTTAAAAAAGTAATTCAACAATCTAAGAGGTGTAAAAGTGTAATGCCTCCCCTCAGATATGTTTTTTTGGGGAAAGTCGTGCAAA
Proteins encoded:
- the LOC135511568 gene encoding splicing factor 3B subunit 5-like, which codes for MTDRYNIHSQLEHLQSKYIGTGFADTRKWEWLVNQHQDSYFSYMGHFDLLNYFSVAENKSKARVRFNLILCPTFGQT